From a region of the Myroides sp. JBRI-B21084 genome:
- a CDS encoding class I SAM-dependent methyltransferase: protein MFKDLFGKAMLDYIQNNQPENLITETNISEADEMDVAYLFRSYKEMPNLEQKALKLAKGNILDVGCGAGSHALYLQEIGLNVTAIDVSANAIETCKIRGVNNAIKTDILEIDSTLKYDTILLLMNGTGIFGRLKNIDQYLTKLKDLLTEKGQILIDSSDLIYMFDEDEDGGKWIPLYHDYYGELIFNISYKGEKEEPFNWLYLDFNTLQNACLAQNLKCELILEGENFDYLARITK, encoded by the coding sequence ATGTTTAAAGATCTTTTTGGCAAAGCCATGTTGGATTATATCCAAAACAACCAACCTGAAAATTTAATTACAGAAACCAACATTAGCGAGGCCGATGAAATGGATGTTGCTTACCTTTTTCGTTCTTATAAAGAAATGCCCAATCTGGAACAAAAAGCTTTAAAACTTGCAAAAGGAAACATTTTAGATGTTGGTTGTGGTGCAGGCAGTCATGCGTTGTATTTGCAAGAAATAGGTTTAAATGTTACTGCTATTGATGTATCGGCTAACGCCATTGAAACCTGTAAAATTCGCGGTGTAAATAACGCCATTAAAACCGATATTTTAGAAATAGATTCTACCCTAAAATACGATACTATTTTATTGTTAATGAACGGAACTGGTATTTTTGGAAGATTAAAAAATATTGATCAATACTTAACTAAACTAAAAGATTTACTAACAGAAAAAGGACAAATTTTAATTGATAGTTCTGATTTGATTTATATGTTTGATGAAGATGAAGATGGCGGTAAATGGATTCCGCTTTATCATGATTATTATGGTGAATTGATTTTTAATATAAGTTACAAAGGTGAAAAAGAAGAACCTTTTAATTGGCTGTATTTAGATTTTAACACGTTACAAAACGCTTGTTTGGCACAAAATTTAAAATGTGAATTAATTCTTGAAGGTGAAAATTTTGATTACTTAGCTAGAATTACAAAGTAA
- a CDS encoding ABC transporter permease, which translates to MNVSYFIAKRLATSKKYKNSVSAPIIKIAIAAVAISVVMMLVSVATGLGLQQKIRDKITSFNGHIVVSNFDNNQSEITLEPISTKQNFYPNFTEVPEVTAVHPFATKAGVVRTEKAFEGIVFKGVDKNYQWNYLSDYLVKGKLPKYETESITNEVLISSFLANRLELKVGDKLPTYFLRNQEAEIPNIRSFVISGIYDSGFPQFDETFVIGDLKHVQRLNKWNKDQVGGFEMFINDFTKIDAVAEDVYSRIPSTLNSEPITKKYFNIFDWLKLFDFNIYIIVGLMILVAVINMVVALLVLILERTQMIGVLKALGTSNWSIRKIFVYNATYIVFIGLLIGNAIGLGLLLLQKQLGIVTLDPTQYYVKEAPVYISVFYILLINVVLVVISYLIMLLPSALITKISPVKSIKFQ; encoded by the coding sequence TTGAATGTATCTTATTTTATAGCTAAACGTTTAGCAACTTCTAAAAAGTATAAAAATAGTGTTTCTGCGCCAATAATAAAAATTGCAATTGCGGCAGTAGCCATTAGTGTGGTAATGATGTTGGTTTCGGTAGCTACAGGTCTGGGCTTACAACAAAAAATACGCGATAAAATTACATCGTTTAACGGGCATATTGTGGTTTCAAATTTCGATAACAATCAATCCGAAATTACGTTAGAACCAATTTCAACCAAGCAAAATTTCTATCCAAATTTTACCGAAGTACCCGAAGTTACAGCGGTGCATCCGTTTGCAACCAAAGCAGGTGTTGTGCGAACCGAAAAAGCTTTTGAAGGAATTGTTTTTAAGGGGGTTGATAAAAATTATCAGTGGAATTACTTAAGCGATTACTTGGTTAAAGGAAAGTTGCCTAAATATGAAACCGAAAGTATAACTAACGAGGTGTTGATTTCTAGTTTTTTAGCTAATAGGTTAGAACTTAAAGTAGGGGATAAACTACCAACTTATTTTTTAAGAAATCAAGAAGCTGAAATTCCTAACATACGTTCGTTTGTAATTTCGGGTATTTATGATTCAGGCTTTCCGCAGTTTGATGAAACCTTTGTAATTGGCGATTTAAAGCATGTACAACGCTTAAATAAGTGGAATAAAGACCAAGTTGGTGGTTTTGAAATGTTTATAAACGATTTTACTAAGATTGATGCAGTTGCAGAGGATGTATACAGTCGTATTCCTTCAACTTTAAACAGTGAACCTATTACCAAGAAATACTTTAATATTTTTGATTGGTTAAAACTTTTTGATTTTAATATTTATATTATTGTAGGTTTAATGATTTTGGTTGCTGTAATTAACATGGTGGTTGCCTTGTTAGTTTTAATTTTAGAACGTACCCAAATGATTGGAGTTTTAAAGGCATTAGGTACAAGTAACTGGAGTATTCGTAAGATATTTGTTTATAACGCTACTTATATCGTTTTTATAGGTTTGTTAATAGGAAACGCAATTGGTTTAGGTTTATTGCTTTTGCAAAAGCAATTAGGAATAGTTACTTTAGATCCAACACAATATTATGTTAAAGAGGCGCCGGTTTATATTTCGGTATTTTACATACTGTTGATAAATGTTGTTTTAGTAGTGATTAGTTATTTAATAATGTTGCTACCATCAGCACTAATTACAAAAATTAGTCCTGTCAAATCAATCAAATTTCAATAG
- a CDS encoding exo-beta-N-acetylmuramidase NamZ family protein, with amino-acid sequence MKYIIPFKNTFLFCFVIVFTCLSLISTAQIQTGANQYEKYLPLLKDKNVGVLTNQTGIVIEKNIYNAAPDPSVGCTKAVKFDTIHLVDFLIENKINLKKIYAPEHGFRGTADAGELIKDGKDTKTGLPIISLYGNNKKPTKEQLAGIDVMIFDLQDVGARFYTYISSLHYLMVACAENNIPLIVLDRPNPKGATVDGPVLEMKNKSFVGMHPIPVLHGMTIGEYAQMINGEKWLQNGVQAKLTIIPCENYSKNMHYSLPVKPSPNLPNDTAINLYTSLCFFEGTNVSVGRGTEKQFQIYGSPFLKNMDFTFTPKPNQGAKSPMHNGVKCFGEDLSTNKTIDGLSLEWLLKAFKNSDNKENFFNNFFIKLSGTNKLQKQIEKGLTEKEIRETWKEDLEQFNNIRKKYLLYNDI; translated from the coding sequence ATGAAATATATAATTCCCTTCAAAAATACATTTTTATTTTGCTTTGTAATAGTTTTTACGTGCCTAAGTTTAATAAGTACGGCCCAAATTCAAACAGGCGCTAATCAATATGAAAAGTATTTACCCTTATTGAAAGACAAAAATGTTGGGGTTTTAACGAATCAAACAGGAATTGTAATCGAAAAAAATATATATAACGCTGCACCTGACCCTAGCGTTGGTTGTACTAAAGCTGTGAAGTTTGACACCATTCACTTGGTAGATTTTTTAATCGAAAACAAAATCAACCTAAAAAAAATATATGCTCCCGAACATGGTTTTCGCGGAACTGCCGATGCCGGTGAGCTGATTAAAGATGGAAAAGATACCAAAACCGGTTTGCCGATTATTTCGTTGTACGGAAACAACAAAAAGCCGACAAAAGAACAACTTGCAGGAATTGATGTGATGATTTTTGATTTGCAGGATGTAGGCGCGCGATTTTACACCTATATTTCGTCTTTACACTATTTAATGGTAGCTTGTGCCGAAAATAATATTCCGTTGATTGTTTTGGATCGACCAAATCCGAAAGGTGCAACGGTTGACGGACCTGTTCTAGAAATGAAAAACAAAAGTTTTGTAGGCATGCACCCAATTCCTGTTTTGCACGGAATGACCATTGGCGAATATGCACAGATGATTAACGGCGAAAAATGGTTACAGAATGGAGTTCAAGCAAAATTGACCATTATTCCTTGCGAAAATTACAGCAAAAACATGCACTATTCTTTACCTGTAAAACCATCGCCAAATTTACCAAACGATACAGCTATTAATCTGTACACCAGCTTATGCTTTTTTGAAGGAACCAACGTAAGTGTGGGGCGTGGTACCGAAAAACAATTTCAAATTTACGGATCGCCTTTTTTAAAGAATATGGATTTTACTTTTACGCCAAAACCTAACCAAGGAGCTAAAAGTCCTATGCACAACGGTGTAAAATGCTTTGGCGAAGATTTATCAACTAATAAAACTATTGACGGCTTATCTTTAGAATGGCTTTTAAAAGCATTTAAAAACTCCGATAATAAAGAAAATTTCTTTAATAACTTTTTTATTAAACTTTCTGGAACCAATAAATTACAAAAACAAATTGAAAAAGGTTTAACCGAAAAAGAAATCAGAGAAACATGGAAAGAAGATTTAGAACAATTTAATAACATACGTAAAAAGTATCTTTTATACAACGATATTTAA
- a CDS encoding DUF47 domain-containing protein — MSLNSIFQFLVPKDKKFYPLFEEAANKIKLLSETLNEAVNLPANEREKLLKEVEVLKSEIEQIVQTTRLELERNFITPFDREDINSLMTAVDEVADNLSDAASRMRFYHIDKVTKPLRKLTEANLEACNEVAKCIYYIKDMKNLKAITEGCKVILRLERKADKVFDKAVADIFENETNVIEIIKYKEVMDALESATDSCRRVANVLETITVKYS, encoded by the coding sequence ATGTCTTTAAATTCAATCTTTCAATTTTTAGTACCAAAGGATAAAAAGTTTTACCCTTTGTTTGAAGAAGCTGCTAATAAAATTAAATTATTATCAGAAACATTAAATGAAGCAGTAAATTTACCTGCAAACGAAAGAGAAAAACTACTTAAGGAAGTAGAAGTTTTAAAATCGGAAATAGAACAAATTGTACAAACTACTCGTTTAGAATTAGAAAGAAATTTTATTACACCGTTTGACAGAGAGGATATTAACAGCTTAATGACAGCAGTTGATGAAGTTGCCGATAATTTAAGCGATGCTGCTTCGCGTATGCGTTTTTATCACATTGATAAAGTTACGAAACCTTTACGTAAACTTACAGAAGCAAATTTAGAAGCTTGTAACGAAGTTGCTAAATGTATTTACTACATAAAAGATATGAAAAACCTTAAAGCAATTACCGAAGGTTGTAAAGTAATTTTACGCCTAGAACGTAAAGCAGATAAAGTTTTTGATAAAGCCGTTGCAGATATTTTTGAAAACGAAACAAACGTTATTGAAATTATTAAATATAAAGAAGTAATGGATGCTTTAGAATCGGCTACAGATAGCTGTAGACGTGTTGCAAACGTTTTAGAAACCATTACAGTTAAATATTCATAA
- a CDS encoding energy transducer TonB — MNNLNLLGKEWTNIVFENRNKLYGAYKLRQESGQNTFIALAIGLALISFGFGSSYLYASTKNTTTITSKPEPTPEKVVLVETNLVEKMKPKVEKPLGTANVDKKAVATKADVMDNKKLTDITIDKDQNVKTNDLTAQNEFNDRTNSSTVNVNASANGSLNTNGTKPGTQTTTSNNNTGNGAINGSNTLKPNEIVRLVQKKAAPAEGFNKFYELFIRKFSKNPSQTQLSEVVIKLRFVVEKDGSFTDIQIVEDQLGMGQEAVRVLKAMPKWQPAEHNGNTVRSMFTLPIKIKINN, encoded by the coding sequence ATGAACAATTTAAATCTATTAGGAAAAGAGTGGACCAATATTGTGTTTGAAAACCGCAATAAATTATACGGTGCTTATAAATTACGCCAAGAAAGTGGTCAAAATACATTTATTGCACTGGCAATTGGTTTGGCATTAATTAGCTTTGGTTTTGGTAGCAGTTATTTATACGCTTCAACTAAAAATACTACTACAATAACATCTAAACCTGAACCAACACCTGAAAAAGTAGTTTTGGTTGAGACTAATTTAGTTGAAAAAATGAAACCTAAAGTAGAAAAACCTTTAGGAACTGCTAATGTTGATAAAAAAGCTGTAGCAACAAAAGCCGATGTAATGGATAATAAAAAGCTAACAGATATTACAATTGATAAAGACCAAAACGTAAAAACAAACGATTTAACAGCACAAAATGAATTTAATGATAGAACAAATTCAAGTACCGTAAATGTAAATGCATCGGCAAACGGTAGTTTAAATACAAATGGTACAAAACCCGGAACACAAACTACCACAAGCAATAACAATACAGGAAATGGCGCTATTAATGGTAGTAACACCTTAAAGCCTAACGAAATTGTACGCTTAGTGCAAAAAAAAGCTGCTCCGGCAGAAGGTTTTAATAAATTTTACGAATTATTTATTCGTAAGTTTTCAAAAAATCCTAGTCAAACCCAATTGTCTGAAGTGGTAATAAAATTGCGTTTTGTTGTTGAAAAAGACGGTTCGTTTACAGATATACAAATTGTAGAAGATCAATTAGGAATGGGGCAAGAAGCAGTACGTGTTTTAAAAGCTATGCCTAAATGGCAACCTGCAGAGCATAACGGGAATACAGTACGTTCAATGTTTACATTGCCTATAAAAATAAAAATAAACAATTAA
- a CDS encoding YkgJ family cysteine cluster protein, with product MEQYLKQLPKLAKDKHTENKKYFDKLKKKTPKDLDYKMQQIHDDVFRKTDCLKCANCCKTTGPLFTLADIERIAKHLRQKPQQFINQYLRIDEDNDYVLQSVPCTFLDHENYCMIYDVRPKACREFPHTDRKKFQQISDLTLKNVAICPAAFAVVEEMKKKMPL from the coding sequence ATGGAACAGTATTTAAAACAATTGCCAAAGTTAGCAAAAGATAAGCATACCGAAAACAAGAAGTATTTTGATAAACTAAAGAAAAAAACACCCAAAGATTTAGATTACAAAATGCAACAGATACATGATGATGTTTTTAGAAAAACCGACTGTTTAAAGTGTGCAAATTGCTGTAAAACAACAGGACCCTTGTTTACTTTAGCCGATATTGAGCGTATTGCAAAACATTTGCGCCAAAAGCCACAACAGTTTATAAACCAGTATTTACGAATTGATGAGGATAACGATTATGTGCTGCAAAGTGTTCCGTGTACGTTTTTAGATCATGAAAATTATTGTATGATTTACGATGTGCGACCAAAAGCGTGCAGAGAATTTCCGCATACCGATAGGAAAAAGTTTCAACAAATTAGCGATCTTACTTTAAAAAATGTGGCTATTTGTCCAGCTGCTTTTGCTGTTGTTGAAGAAATGAAAAAGAAAATGCCTTTGTAA
- a CDS encoding PstS family phosphate ABC transporter substrate-binding protein has translation MKHLFLGVLGLVFLISCKQDKKVIEPKVSEAYNQGDTQMYVESTVYPLIEELNQVFKSYYSNANIELKMLAQNNILDAIYNDSARLAVVPKSFTEEELAVFKGKVVPKITPIAKDAVLFITQKGSNDTLMNYDDVVAVFKGTKTSDKIFVFHDVNSSIVNSIMNDAKVKTVSKNVYYAKTVDEIVSYINKNTNAIGVVGLNWMVNPSENIKQNSSKLRSMLVYNNALKKHVLPSQSNIADNTYPLIRTINIIDTQGKTGLGTGFASFAASDKGQRIILKSGLMPIKLPKREINIVE, from the coding sequence ATGAAGCATTTATTTTTGGGCGTTTTAGGCTTGGTTTTCCTTATATCTTGTAAGCAAGATAAAAAGGTGATTGAACCAAAAGTTAGCGAAGCTTATAACCAAGGAGATACCCAAATGTATGTAGAATCAACGGTGTATCCTTTAATTGAAGAATTAAACCAGGTGTTTAAAAGTTATTACAGCAATGCAAATATTGAATTAAAAATGCTTGCACAAAATAATATTTTAGATGCAATTTATAACGATTCAGCTCGATTGGCAGTTGTTCCAAAATCGTTTACAGAAGAAGAATTAGCTGTTTTTAAAGGAAAAGTGGTGCCTAAAATTACACCAATTGCTAAAGATGCGGTGTTGTTTATCACTCAAAAAGGCAGTAACGATACGTTGATGAATTATGATGATGTGGTAGCTGTTTTTAAAGGAACCAAAACATCAGATAAAATATTTGTATTTCATGATGTAAATTCAAGTATTGTAAATTCAATTATGAACGATGCAAAAGTAAAAACCGTAAGTAAAAATGTATATTATGCAAAAACAGTTGATGAAATTGTATCTTACATTAACAAAAATACAAACGCAATAGGTGTAGTAGGTTTAAATTGGATGGTTAATCCTAGCGAAAACATCAAACAAAACAGTAGTAAATTACGCTCTATGTTGGTGTATAATAATGCACTAAAAAAGCATGTATTACCATCGCAAAGTAACATTGCCGATAATACTTATCCGTTAATAAGAACTATAAATATAATTGATACACAAGGAAAAACTGGTTTAGGAACTGGTTTTGCAAGTTTTGCAGCCTCGGATAAAGGGCAGCGTATTATATTAAAATCTGGGCTAATGCCAATAAAATTACCCAAACGAGAAATAAACATAGTAGAATAA
- a CDS encoding DUF2059 domain-containing protein — translation MKKIVVLLMLFVSVSGFAQANKADVIRLVELSGEVNEFYNMTDEIAKQLSVANRESFKKDMEPLIAKQKNKLITYYSQNLSQNEVLNLIAFYQTPLAKKFTMVKNNYSVVLSNKSEAFKAEIQGIIMKYMM, via the coding sequence ATGAAAAAAATAGTTGTATTACTTATGCTATTTGTAAGTGTAAGTGGTTTTGCACAAGCCAATAAAGCCGATGTTATAAGGCTAGTTGAACTTTCTGGTGAAGTGAATGAATTTTATAATATGACCGATGAAATTGCAAAACAATTATCGGTAGCAAATCGTGAAAGTTTTAAAAAGGATATGGAGCCTTTAATCGCGAAGCAAAAAAATAAATTAATTACGTATTATTCGCAAAATTTATCGCAAAATGAAGTGTTAAACCTAATTGCTTTTTACCAAACACCTTTAGCAAAAAAATTTACAATGGTAAAAAATAATTATTCGGTTGTTTTAAGTAATAAATCAGAAGCATTTAAAGCCGAAATTCAGGGTATAATTATGAAATATATGATGTAA
- a CDS encoding inorganic phosphate transporter, whose amino-acid sequence MELFDLLSNLDVSGAWLLLVIIVLALGFDYINGFHDAANSIATIVTTRVLTPFQAVLWAAVFNFAAYFISLYVIGEFKIGNTIAKSVNEQFITLEVIFAGLIAAILWNLATWKLGIPSSSSHTLIGGFMGAAIAHAGGININGEDVIVYAKVVPIFLFIFGAPFLGMVLAYFITVAIMWICRKAQPHRAEKWFKRLQLVSSALFSLGHGGNDAQKVMGIIGAAVISFHMGLPDDMNPYAAIENADRFKYFVSHWGWVPLASFVFIGLGTMSGGWKIVKTMGSKITKVTPLEGVAAETAGAVALYITEHMGIPVSTTHTITGSIIGVGITKRVSAVRWGVTISLLWAWILTIPVSALVAMGVYHLVHLFI is encoded by the coding sequence ATGGAATTATTTGACTTACTATCAAACCTTGATGTAAGCGGCGCCTGGCTTTTACTTGTTATTATTGTTTTAGCTTTAGGTTTTGACTACATTAACGGTTTTCACGATGCTGCAAACTCTATTGCTACCATTGTAACTACACGAGTTTTAACACCTTTTCAGGCAGTTTTATGGGCAGCTGTTTTTAACTTTGCAGCTTATTTTATATCGTTATATGTTATAGGCGAATTTAAAATTGGTAACACCATAGCCAAATCGGTAAACGAGCAGTTTATTACTTTAGAAGTTATTTTTGCTGGTTTAATTGCTGCTATTCTTTGGAACTTAGCTACTTGGAAATTGGGTATTCCATCATCATCATCACACACTTTAATTGGTGGTTTTATGGGTGCGGCAATTGCGCATGCAGGTGGCATTAACATAAACGGTGAAGATGTAATTGTTTACGCAAAAGTTGTTCCTATTTTCTTATTTATTTTTGGAGCACCATTTTTAGGTATGGTTTTGGCCTACTTTATAACTGTTGCTATTATGTGGATTTGCCGCAAAGCACAACCACATCGTGCCGAAAAATGGTTTAAACGCTTACAGTTGGTATCATCGGCTTTATTTAGTTTAGGTCACGGTGGTAACGATGCTCAAAAAGTTATGGGTATTATTGGTGCGGCTGTTATTAGTTTCCACATGGGATTACCAGACGATATGAACCCTTATGCAGCTATTGAAAACGCCGATCGTTTTAAATATTTTGTATCTCATTGGGGGTGGGTTCCATTGGCTTCATTCGTATTCATTGGTTTAGGAACTATGAGTGGCGGTTGGAAGATCGTTAAAACAATGGGTTCTAAAATTACAAAAGTTACTCCATTAGAAGGGGTTGCTGCAGAAACAGCAGGTGCTGTTGCCTTATATATAACAGAACACATGGGAATACCTGTATCAACAACACACACTATTACCGGTTCTATTATTGGGGTTGGTATTACAAAAAGGGTATCTGCTGTACGTTGGGGTGTAACCATTTCATTACTTTGGGCTTGGATTTTAACAATACCTGTATCTGCATTAGTTGCTATGGGCGTTTATCACTTAGTTCATTTATTCATTTAA
- a CDS encoding 7-carboxy-7-deazaguanine synthase QueE, with protein MTIPKPIVDKLPLMEAFYTIQGEGFYTGHAAYFIRLAGCDVGCHWCDVKESWDENIHPKVLIADIVANAKLHGNLAVITGGEPLMWNLNELTAQLKTNGIQTNIETSGAYELTGNWDWICLSPKKTKLPTQSVYNAANELKCIIYNHNDFIFAEEQAAKVNKNAKLYLQVEWGKKDEMLPFLIEYVKNNPKWAISTQTHKYLDIP; from the coding sequence ATGACAATACCTAAGCCAATAGTTGACAAATTACCTTTAATGGAAGCATTTTATACCATTCAAGGTGAAGGTTTTTATACAGGGCATGCCGCTTATTTTATACGTTTAGCTGGATGTGATGTTGGCTGTCATTGGTGCGATGTAAAAGAAAGTTGGGATGAAAACATACATCCTAAGGTTTTGATTGCTGATATTGTTGCAAATGCAAAATTACACGGCAATTTAGCTGTTATTACAGGTGGTGAACCTTTAATGTGGAATTTAAACGAACTTACTGCGCAATTAAAAACAAACGGTATTCAAACAAATATTGAAACCTCTGGTGCCTATGAATTAACAGGTAATTGGGATTGGATTTGTTTATCGCCCAAAAAAACCAAATTACCTACACAAAGTGTTTATAATGCTGCAAATGAATTGAAATGTATTATTTACAACCATAACGATTTTATTTTTGCAGAAGAACAAGCCGCTAAAGTAAATAAAAATGCAAAGTTGTATTTGCAAGTAGAGTGGGGTAAAAAAGATGAAATGTTACCATTTTTAATTGAATATGTGAAAAATAATCCAAAATGGGCTATTTCAACACAAACGCATAAATATTTAGATATTCCTTAA
- a CDS encoding energy transducer TonB has protein sequence MANINLFGKDWTNIVFEGRNKAYGAYKLRQENPKTTLLALMFGIVCIGLAFGGSVLFKTFFGDKFNKSKDTEQVSITEIALPELPEPEPPVEEIKEEPKEVEQADASKSVQEEVKFVETEVKKDNEVKNEQKTAQTDIDDNKTSGREDREGDRNGELKNDGKQTGGAEKGSEGKGTGDKKSDDDNPNKVWGFVQKKATPNEGLESFYKSYTRKFNAPEVGGGVTQISVLLKFVVEKDGSFSDIQIAGPDPHNIGKEAIRVLKSMPAWKPAEHNGKTVRSSFKLPIKIRVN, from the coding sequence ATGGCTAATATTAATTTATTTGGAAAGGATTGGACCAATATTGTTTTTGAAGGCAGAAATAAAGCCTACGGAGCATACAAATTGCGTCAAGAAAATCCTAAAACCACTTTACTGGCACTTATGTTTGGTATTGTGTGTATCGGTTTGGCTTTTGGTGGATCGGTTTTATTTAAAACATTTTTTGGCGATAAATTTAATAAATCTAAAGATACCGAACAGGTTTCAATAACCGAAATCGCATTACCAGAATTACCTGAACCAGAACCACCGGTTGAGGAAATTAAAGAAGAACCTAAAGAAGTTGAACAAGCAGATGCATCAAAATCTGTGCAAGAAGAAGTTAAGTTTGTTGAAACCGAAGTTAAGAAAGATAACGAAGTTAAAAACGAACAAAAAACTGCACAAACCGATATTGATGATAACAAAACATCTGGACGTGAAGACAGAGAAGGTGATAGAAATGGTGAGTTAAAAAACGACGGTAAGCAAACCGGAGGTGCCGAAAAAGGTTCTGAAGGAAAAGGAACGGGTGATAAAAAATCAGACGACGATAATCCTAATAAAGTTTGGGGTTTTGTTCAGAAAAAAGCAACACCAAACGAAGGTTTAGAAAGTTTTTACAAAAGTTATACTCGTAAATTTAACGCTCCTGAAGTGGGTGGCGGCGTAACTCAAATTTCGGTTCTTTTAAAATTTGTTGTTGAAAAAGATGGTTCTTTTAGTGATATTCAAATTGCAGGTCCAGATCCGCATAACATTGGTAAAGAAGCAATTCGTGTGTTAAAATCAATGCCAGCTTGGAAACCAGCAGAGCATAATGGTAAAACAGTACGTTCTAGCTTTAAATTACCTATTAAAATTAGAGTTAACTAA